A window of the Helianthus annuus cultivar XRQ/B chromosome 4, HanXRQr2.0-SUNRISE, whole genome shotgun sequence genome harbors these coding sequences:
- the LOC110911218 gene encoding uncharacterized protein LOC110911218 has protein sequence MPVAPGNVERSFEAKPHILNMLPTFHGKGTEEPYAHIADFEAVCGMIAGHGFMPDQVKLVLFQFSLKDAARDWFTSLPYASIYTWQELQQQFLDEYYTPQRTKTGRLAIREFQQLPGELLYESWKGFNQLIRNCPHHGIQRWELITAFHDGISNEDRRDIKAITGGAFLKNHVDVDWDYLDIVAADSKRQAQSDRNKKYPIVAPSSAGASNARVAQLEREKEALERQLAKFKGLGARDALHAAQTFPVCDSCGELGHTLDVCPVQFVAAEEDVNMVYGEQKSYDMNSNTYHPGLRNHPNFRYSNTSNQLNPTFQVPNQGNQQYQNRQPNYNKNYNQGGYNPGNQRTYQQNQDQSKSNNQSEVSNSEVMEMLKQIKKDQELQAKAYQSLEKQVAQLAVDVKEVRRDPGKLPSDTTKNPQHHARVNSVSTVPNSDTVNTDLTFSSQVVTGISDGSEESELGAPHVPIKVGKLKIHKALLDYGASKNILPGSLFDQYEFGPLHEFNRKVILADDTWKQPRGVVKDVKIQLGEFYYSVDFLVLDYAPTRTNEQQKVILGRPFLHTVNAQINCREGLIMMSFENRKLIFNVYSKSITYEIINSDEAVATDEIGIKCDRSRHVINEETVRKANVKKKGKMGKPPDGGNTWREEAKVELNARDYANFPDCAKLGELEKSGRKHIFEPP, from the coding sequence ATGCCGGTAGCACCGGGTAATGTGGAACGTTCGTTTGAAGCAAAACCACATATTCTGAACATGCTACCTACCTTTCACGGGAAAGGTACTGAGGAGCCATATGCACACATAGCAGATTTTGAGGCAGTTTGTGGTATGATTGCTGGACACGGGTTCATGCCAGATCAGGTTAAGTTGGTATTATTTCAGTTTTCATTAAAGGATGCTGCAAGGGATTGGTTTACATCGTTGCCATATGCTAGTATTTATACATGGCAAGAGCTGCAGCAACAATTTTTGGATGAATATTATACCCCGCAAAGAACCAAAACGGGGAGATTAGCAATTAGAGAGTTCCAACAATTACCGGGTGAGCTTCTTTACGAGTCTTGGAAAGGGTTCAATCAATTGATCCGTAATTGTCCTCACCACGGTATTCAAAGATGGGAGTTGATTACCGCATTCCATGATGGGATTTCAAATGAGGATAGACGGGATATTAAGGCTATCACTGGGGGTGCCTTTTTGAAAAATCATGTGGATGTAGATTGGGATTACTTGGATATTGTTGCAGCAGATTCAAAGAGGCAAGCACAGTCGGATAGGAATAAAAAGTATCCAATTGTGGCACCATCAAGTGCAGGAGCCTCTAATGCAAGGGTTGCTCAACTAGAGAGAGAAAAGGAGGCGTTGGAACGCCAGTTAGCGAAGTTTAAGGGTCTTGGCGCACGGGATGCATTGCATGCGGCACAAACCTTTCCGGTTTGTGATTCATGTGGAGAGTTGGGTCACACTTTGGATGTATGCCCGGTTCAGTTTGTAGCGGCTGAGGAGGACGTGAACATGGTGTATGGGGAGCAAAAGAGTTATGATATGAATTCTAACACATATCATCCAGGTTTGCGTAATCATCCCAATTTTAGGTACAGTAATACTTCTAATCAGTTGAATCCGACTTTTCAGGTACCAAATCAAGGGAACCAGCAATATCAAAACCGGCAGCcgaattataataaaaattacaACCAAGGAGGCTATAACCCGGGAAATCAAAGGACCTACCAACAAAACCAAGATCAAAGCAAATCCAACAATCAAAGCGAAGTTTCCAATAGCGAGGTGATGGAAATGCTGAAACAAATCAAGAAGGATCAAGAATTGCAAGCTAAAGCATATCAATCCTTAGAAAAGCAAGTTGCTCAGTTGGCGGTTGATGTGAAGGAGGTGAGAAGAGATCCAGGGAAGTTACCGAGTGACACAACGAAGAATCCGCAACATCACGCAAGAGTTAATTCGGTAAGTACCGTTCCTAATTCTGACACTGTTAATACAGATCTTACTTTTTCTTCCCAAGTAGTTACAGGTATAAGTGATGGAAGTGAAGAAAGTGAATTAGGAGCGCCGCACGTACCTATTAAGGTAGGGAAGCTGAAAATCCACAAGGCGTTGTTGGATTATGGGGCGAGCAAAAATATTCTGCCCGGCAGTTTATTTGATCAGTACGAATTTGGTCCGTTGCATGAGTTTAATAGGAAGGTAATACTGGCGGACGATACTTGGAAACAACCGCGTGGGGTTGTTAAGGATGTGAAGATCCAGTTAGGTGAATTTTACTATTCGGTAGATTTCTTGGTGTTGGATTATGCACCAACGAGGACGAATGAGCAACAAAAGGTAATATTGGGACGTCCTTTCTTGCACACTGTCAATGCTCAAATCAACTGCAGAgagggattgattatgatgagttTTGAAAATCGTAAGTTGATTTTTAATGTTTATTCCAAATCTATTACTTACGAAATTATTAATTCAGATGAAGCAGTTGCTACTGATGAGATTGGTATTAAATGTGACAGGTCTAGACATGTGATAAACGAAGAAACTGTGAGAAAGGCGAATGTGAAGAAGAAAGGAAAAATGGGTAAACCACCCGATGGTGGAAACACATGGAGAGAGGAGGCTAAGGTTGAACTTAATGCGCGTGATTATGCAAACTTTCCAGACTGTGCGAAGCTAGGTGAGTTGGAGAAGTCTGGAAGGAAACATATCTTTGAACCACCTTGA